In a single window of the Streptomyces sp. NBC_00285 genome:
- a CDS encoding alpha-N-arabinofuranosidase gives MPTATATAVINLDIEGPTINRHLYGHFAEHLGRCIYGGFWVGEDSPIPNEGGIRLDVVRALRALNIPNLRWPGGCFADEYHWKDGIGPRDQRPRMVNTHWGNVEENNHFGTHEFMALCELLGAEPYISGNVGSGTVQEMSDWVEYLTRDGDSPMVRLRKANGREEPWRVKFWGIGNETWGCGGNMRAEYSADLARQYATYCRDHSGNTLYRIASGASGDDYKWTETLMQQISCFGCEATPRNFFQGLSVHQYTVIGPWEAKGSATDFDTDDYYRTMLEAKRIDRILTGHSTVMDCYDPGRRVGLVLDEWGTWWDTEPGTNPGFLFQQNALRDALVASTHFDIFHRHAARLHMANIAQTVNVLQAMLLTDGDALVLTPTYHVFEMNKGHQDATSLAVHLQAQNAQRRVGDSELDTLSASASIKDGTVLISLTNLDAQEPAEVTLDLRGGSVGEPTGRLLTADRLQVHNTAETPEAVAPRPFDAVKSTGQGMVLTIPPHSFLTIQAPVAHPR, from the coding sequence GTGCCCACCGCCACCGCCACCGCGGTCATCAACCTCGACATCGAGGGCCCGACGATCAACCGCCACCTCTACGGTCACTTCGCCGAACACCTCGGCCGCTGTATCTACGGCGGCTTCTGGGTCGGGGAGGACTCGCCGATACCCAACGAGGGGGGTATCCGCCTGGATGTCGTGCGGGCTCTGCGCGCGCTGAACATCCCGAACCTGCGCTGGCCGGGCGGCTGTTTCGCCGACGAGTACCACTGGAAGGACGGCATCGGCCCCCGGGACCAGCGCCCCCGCATGGTCAACACCCACTGGGGCAACGTGGAGGAGAACAACCACTTCGGCACCCACGAGTTCATGGCCCTGTGCGAGCTGCTCGGCGCGGAGCCGTACATCAGCGGCAACGTCGGCTCCGGCACGGTGCAGGAGATGAGCGATTGGGTGGAGTACCTGACCCGTGACGGCGACAGCCCGATGGTGCGGCTACGCAAGGCCAACGGCCGGGAGGAGCCGTGGCGGGTGAAGTTCTGGGGCATCGGCAACGAGACCTGGGGCTGCGGCGGCAACATGCGCGCGGAGTATTCCGCCGATCTGGCCCGCCAGTACGCCACGTACTGCCGTGACCACAGCGGCAACACGCTGTACCGCATCGCCTCCGGCGCGAGCGGCGACGACTACAAGTGGACCGAGACGCTGATGCAGCAGATCAGCTGCTTCGGCTGCGAGGCAACGCCCCGCAACTTCTTCCAGGGCCTGTCCGTTCACCAGTACACGGTGATCGGCCCGTGGGAAGCGAAGGGCAGCGCCACCGACTTCGACACGGACGACTACTACCGCACGATGCTGGAGGCCAAGCGGATCGACCGTATCCTCACCGGCCATTCCACGGTCATGGACTGCTATGACCCGGGCCGCAGGGTCGGGCTGGTCCTGGACGAGTGGGGCACCTGGTGGGACACGGAGCCCGGCACCAACCCGGGCTTCCTGTTCCAGCAGAACGCCCTGCGCGACGCCCTCGTGGCCAGCACCCACTTCGACATCTTCCACCGGCACGCGGCACGCCTGCACATGGCCAACATCGCCCAGACCGTCAACGTCCTGCAGGCCATGCTGCTCACCGACGGCGACGCGCTGGTCCTGACCCCGACGTACCACGTCTTCGAAATGAACAAGGGCCATCAGGACGCCACCTCGCTCGCCGTGCACCTGCAGGCCCAGAACGCCCAGCGCCGGGTGGGGGACAGCGAACTCGACACGCTCTCCGCCTCCGCCAGCATCAAGGACGGCACGGTGCTGATCTCACTGACCAACCTGGACGCCCAGGAGCCCGCCGAGGTGACACTCGACCTGCGCGGCGGCTCCGTCGGCGAGCCGACCGGCCGCCTGCTGACCGCGGACCGGCTCCAGGTCCACAACACCGCGGAGACGCCCGAGGCGGTGGCCCCGCGCCCGTTCGACGCGGTGAAGTCAACCGGCCAGGGAATGGTGCTGACGATTCCCCCGCACTCGTTCCTCACCATCCAGGCACCCGTGGCCCACCCGCGCTGA
- a CDS encoding transposase, with protein sequence MGELRSLAAPFVASGPSGVAARTRLRELTPDDEMMLRLVGRHLGSLASKDLKARCRDGLSHSGQAWAVRKRELTPLSSSRWAGSITKATHDQWALARRGQWAHLQHLEAGIRTIEDRLSLPVGQKGTKKAPGGYRSAREWHAKSRRLRVLEDRLTAARADREAGIVHVVRGGKRLARTRHHLEAAQLTESAWRGRWEAERWFCQADGESGKRYGNETIRISPDGEVSIRLPAPLAHLANAPHGRYVLACRVAFAHRGTEWADRVAANRAIAYRIHYDAGRNRWYLTASWQIPPTPTLPIDAVLTHGVIGVDMNADHLAAWRLDIHGNPTGAPLRFCYDLTGTADHRDAQVRHALTRLLHWARMCGVQAIAVEDLDFGAEKTREKHGRRKRFRQLISGMPTGKLRARLASMADATGIAVIAVDPAYTSRWGGQYWQKPLTTKNRKTTRHDAAAVAIGRRAQGHPIRRRTAPPPPHRSDAVGHRTAQADRRVPGREGTRPRIPGPRTRSVSAGRGANAGNQNAQHRPGRSAEHETWQQDSHPLSP encoded by the coding sequence GTGGGTGAACTGAGGAGTCTCGCCGCGCCGTTCGTCGCGTCCGGTCCCAGCGGTGTGGCCGCGCGGACCCGCCTCAGGGAGCTGACACCCGACGACGAGATGATGCTGCGGCTGGTGGGCAGGCATCTGGGGTCGCTGGCCTCGAAGGATCTCAAGGCCCGTTGCCGGGACGGCCTTTCGCATTCCGGTCAGGCGTGGGCGGTGCGTAAGCGGGAGCTGACGCCTCTGTCGTCGTCGCGGTGGGCGGGCAGTATCACCAAGGCCACGCACGACCAGTGGGCGCTGGCCCGCCGTGGCCAGTGGGCGCACCTGCAGCACCTGGAAGCGGGGATCCGCACCATCGAGGACCGGCTGTCCCTGCCGGTCGGGCAGAAGGGGACGAAGAAGGCGCCCGGGGGGTACCGGTCGGCGCGGGAGTGGCATGCGAAGTCCCGGCGGCTGCGGGTGCTTGAGGACCGGCTGACGGCAGCGCGGGCCGACCGCGAGGCCGGCATCGTGCACGTCGTACGCGGCGGCAAGCGTCTGGCCCGTACCCGGCACCACCTGGAGGCGGCCCAGCTCACGGAGTCCGCGTGGCGTGGGCGGTGGGAGGCGGAGCGCTGGTTCTGCCAGGCGGACGGTGAGTCCGGCAAGCGGTACGGCAACGAGACGATCCGGATCAGCCCCGACGGTGAGGTGAGTATCAGGCTTCCCGCGCCGCTCGCCCATCTGGCGAATGCCCCGCACGGACGGTATGTCCTGGCCTGCCGGGTCGCGTTCGCGCACCGGGGCACCGAGTGGGCGGATCGCGTCGCAGCCAACCGGGCGATCGCCTACCGCATCCACTACGACGCCGGCCGCAACCGCTGGTATCTGACCGCGTCCTGGCAGATCCCGCCCACCCCGACCCTCCCGATCGACGCCGTGCTCACCCATGGCGTGATCGGCGTCGATATGAACGCCGACCACCTGGCCGCCTGGCGCCTGGACATCCACGGCAACCCGACCGGCGCCCCGCTCCGCTTCTGCTACGACCTGACCGGCACCGCCGATCACCGTGACGCCCAGGTCCGACACGCCCTGACCCGCCTGCTGCACTGGGCCCGCATGTGTGGTGTGCAGGCGATTGCGGTGGAGGATCTGGACTTCGGTGCGGAGAAGACCCGGGAGAAACACGGCCGCAGGAAACGCTTCCGGCAGCTGATCTCCGGCATGCCCACCGGGAAACTCCGCGCCCGGCTGGCCTCGATGGCCGACGCCACGGGTATCGCGGTCATCGCCGTCGACCCGGCCTACACCAGCCGGTGGGGCGGGCAGTACTGGCAGAAGCCCCTCACCACGAAGAACCGTAAGACCACCCGCCACGATGCTGCTGCCGTGGCGATCGGAAGGCGCGCCCAGGGACACCCGATCCGGCGACGGACGGCACCGCCCCCACCACACCGGAGTGATGCGGTGGGGCATCGGACCGCCCAGGCTGATCGGCGTGTCCCCGGGCGTGAGGGAACCCGTCCCCGCATCCCCGGACCACGGACACGATCCGTGAGCGCCGGACGCGGAGCGAACGCGGGCAACCAGAACGCCCAACACCGTCCGGGGCGTTCGGCCGAGCATGAGACCTGGCAACAGGACTCACACCCGCTCAGTCCCTAG
- a CDS encoding LacI family DNA-binding transcriptional regulator has protein sequence MATIQDVTKAAGVSAMTVSNVINDHPNVRRATREKALEAMARLDYRVNLAARNLRKGRTGTIRPAIPGVNSAYGELAAAIVAAAARYDLRVSIEQTGALRENELAALSLSRNRLYDGLLLSPVGMGSADAEWLNVDYPVVILGELIIGAGGPRRHAQCRRVEGGHAPSDRSGLPAHRDPVRAGG, from the coding sequence GTGGCAACCATCCAGGACGTGACGAAGGCCGCCGGGGTCTCGGCGATGACCGTCTCCAATGTCATCAATGATCACCCGAACGTGCGCAGGGCGACGCGGGAGAAGGCCCTCGAGGCGATGGCCCGGCTCGACTACCGCGTCAATCTGGCAGCCCGCAACCTGCGCAAGGGCCGGACCGGCACCATCCGTCCAGCCATTCCGGGGGTCAACAGTGCGTACGGCGAGTTGGCTGCCGCCATCGTCGCCGCGGCCGCGCGGTACGACCTGCGGGTGAGCATCGAGCAGACCGGTGCGCTGCGCGAGAACGAACTGGCGGCGCTGTCCCTCTCACGCAACCGGCTGTACGACGGACTCCTCCTCAGCCCCGTGGGCATGGGCTCGGCCGATGCCGAGTGGCTCAACGTCGACTACCCGGTGGTCATCCTTGGTGAGCTGATCATCGGGGCCGGTGGACCACGTCGCCATGCCCAATGTCGACGCGTCGAGGGCGGCCACGCGCCATCTGATCGATCGGGGCTGCCGGCGCATCGCGATCCTGTGCGGGCCGGTGGGTGA
- a CDS encoding LacI family DNA-binding transcriptional regulator, whose translation MPNVDASRAATRHLIDRGCRRIAILCGPVGEEVDVSSLRHTGYRQALEDAGLRVDPALTQSMEAFTMRAGAQGAREMVESGLGFDGAFCVTDTLAMAVLRGLADVGVRVPEQVKVIGFDNVESSEFLVPSLSTIDPDHGAMAERAVALLARRIGQAELPQDREEFVSHFSLVVRESTGG comes from the coding sequence ATGCCCAATGTCGACGCGTCGAGGGCGGCCACGCGCCATCTGATCGATCGGGGCTGCCGGCGCATCGCGATCCTGTGCGGGCCGGTGGGTGAAGAGGTGGACGTGTCCAGCCTGCGCCACACCGGATACCGGCAGGCACTGGAGGATGCCGGTCTGCGGGTGGATCCCGCTCTGACCCAGAGCATGGAAGCGTTCACGATGCGGGCGGGTGCACAGGGCGCCCGGGAGATGGTGGAGAGCGGGCTCGGCTTCGACGGTGCGTTCTGCGTGACGGACACCCTGGCGATGGCCGTGCTGCGCGGCCTCGCCGACGTCGGGGTGCGGGTCCCCGAGCAGGTCAAGGTGATCGGCTTCGACAACGTCGAGAGCAGCGAGTTCCTCGTCCCCTCGCTGTCCACCATCGATCCGGATCACGGCGCCATGGCCGAGCGGGCGGTCGCGCTCCTCGCCCGGAGGATCGGCCAGGCCGAGCTCCCGCAGGACCGGGAGGAGTTCGTCAGCCACTTCTCCCTGGTGGTACGGGAGTCGACCGGCGGCTGA